CCGTGTCCATGTCTATAAAgcttttcttcaattaattaCCCAAGCTATAGCCGTAATGAGTATTCGCAGCCTTACCATGTTAACTGATTTCAAACTGAATTCTGAACGAAATACGTTAACATTACGAGAATAACAATTGAAAACCGTGAACGCGCGCCAAATGACCCCTACAGTAATTTTTTGGAAACTACTAGGGGTTGGTAGGCAATGTAGGGTAGGTAAGGGTAGATAGGGGGATGGTAATGAGAGATGTTATCATCAGTTGCATCCGATTTGACAGCTTACTACATGTTTCATAACATttttgtggattttttttcctttaacgAAAACTCGAGCAATCAATTCTCATCTCAATAGCCAAATTAACAAATTGGTGTTTCTTCAATCGCGCAAAACAAATAGATTTTAGTAAATGAACAGCTGTACATATGTTATCGTTGGTAACCGTAGAAGTTATCCCCGCTATCCACTTAGCTTcggcatttgaattttttttttttaatttttcatcgctgtaGCTAACTACGATTACAATTACGACGTGGCAATGGCAGCAACACAGGTAAGAATCGAAACGTCAAGATTTTGACATTTTCGctattaaaattaattcattcaaCTCATGAATTCATGATCAAAGGTTCACGAGTTCAATGTTGAAATGACCTGCGGAGGCTGCTCTGGAGCGGTTGAACGTGTCCTGGGTAATAAAGCTGGTAAGCATGCATAACCTTCATTTAGATTAACTCAGAGAAATTAATAGAATTAAAGTCTCAAGATTATAGTATAACTTTCGCAATAATTAAAATGATCACCGTATACAGATTTTGTAGTAAGTGATCATTGTTATTACCGTAGGTATCGAGAATGTCAAGATTGACTTGCCTGGTAAGAAAGTATTTGTGACTACTCCACTATCGTCAGACGAGGTGTTAGAATACATAAAAAAGACTGGGAAGTCTTGTACCTATGTCGGTACGCAAAAATGAATGCAATCTTCTATTCAATTCTCTGTACAAAGGCGGCTGGCTGGTTAATAACGTTGAATGTTTTTACACTTCGTCAAGAAGTATGAGGATTTCCTGAGCAAAGACTTTCCATGTTTACCGCTTTATTATCTTACATTTTACGTGTATTAAATTGTAATGGttatcaaataaatattatcacaTTTACAAAAACACATATAGACTAGCAGTTTCATTGTAAATTGTCATGTGAAGTAATAATCCAGGTCATATAAACCAACACACGACCAGTACAATAGGAATACTCATTACAATGAAATGTAGAATCCATCAAGTTCGGAGTGACATGGGGGGACTCAATACAGGAATTTTAACATTCATACTTACTTGGTCCAGCTTCTAGTAGACGTCCATTTCTTCTCGAGCGTAGGAATACCCGTacattatataaaaaatatatttgctaGTGATCGAAAAAAGAGATTCGATCCTGCTGGGATGATTTCTTAACTTATTTGGCACCTTACAATTTATCTCTGCTCATCACGATCATACTGTACCTTGGAACGAGATCAAATCAAATTCTCCAGCTCTCTTTCCACCATTCCCAAACGCTCCTCCATGAGAACGATGGTGTTACGTAAAGATTCTACTTGTCCGCTCAGCGCTTCTACTACTGCGCTGCTTCGGCTAGGAGACTCACTACCAGGACGAGTCCCATGCTGGCACAGTGGAAGATCAGCTATGTGACCAACCTCCGCTGGTCGTTTTAATCTCATATTTATCACCTCGACGTCCTCGCGGTCTCTTGAAATACTAGCAAGTGGTCCTCTGCAAGCACCTCCTTTATCCACAGTTTCGTCATCCTCAAAGTCTGCCACGGAATCGGACTCGTACTGGACAAAATGCAAcgttgtgaatttttattcaataattgtcAGATTTTTtagtaaataatatttacctGAACTCgctcttgttcttcttcttcttcgttttcttccgtttcctcTCGTCTCAGATCATCATCCGCAGCTTTTACATCTAGTTTCAGTTTAGCTCCAGGTGGTATGAGGAGTCGTGGCGTCTTTCTCGCTTTATCATCTCTATCAAAGTTTGATTTCCAAATCAACAGCTGGCGATCTGTACCACCGGAAGCAAAGAATTCGCCGTCGATCGAAAACGCTACTGCCGTTACTCCTTCTTTATGTGCCTTCAGTGTGTAAATAGGACGACCCTCGAGTAAATCGAGGAcctaagataaaaaaaacccctATAGTTAGTCGGTGAATGTACGATTTGCCACATAGAAAATACCTTCATAGTAGAATCCTCAGATGCACAAAGAATGAAATTTCCATTAGGATGAAACGTAGCTTTGTTAACTGGTCCGGTATGAACAGCATAATGCTGTTGTAATCTCGCAGTTCTTAAATCGTACAGTTTCACAGCACCGCCAACATTAGCTGATCCCAGAGCAGCTCCACTAGGGTGAAACTCAACATCCACAGCTGGTCCTGATGATGGAGATGTTCGTCAATCAAGCCCACGATCAGATACCCACAAAGACTTTTTTGGCAGAGGCCTGGATTTCTTAATCAtcaattcataaatttttaactcaCCCTTAATTTCGTGGAAAGTCTTAACACACTTTCCACTGGCAACATCCCACAATTTGATAGTTTTATCATCACTACAAGACACAATCAGTCTACCATCCGGTGAAAACTTAGCAGACCGAACCCAATTGGTGTGTTCGGTGAATGACATCAAAAATCTTCTCCGACAAACCATCCACATCTTAACGCTCTTGTCATCTGAGGCTGTTACTAGCTGTGAAATTTAAAAGAAGTGGAGTAAGTCTTGAAAACTTAGCTATACTTTGTTATCTCACCTTTTCACCATCAGGGCTAAACCTTACGGACCTTACGGCGCCCATGTGTCCTCTAAAATCTAAAGATTCTCCCCTAACTGTAGGAATCCATAGTCTCACCGAACGGTCCCTAGAAGAACTGACTACGATTTCTCCAGATGGAGCATAAGCCACATCAAGAACCACATCCTTGTGAGCCAGAAATCTGAACGCTCTGACAGATTGGTTGAAGTTCCATACCATCAAAGTATGGTCTAAACTGCTAGATGCGATCTGCTGTGTTCCAGGATGGAAGCAGATGCCAGTTACTCCATTTTTGTGTCCTTTGAAATGCCGCTCTACGGTGGGATCGCTGGGCAAATGCGCCATAGCCCTGTCAAATGGTTGTTTAATCAGGGAATAAGTTTGCTTGAATATAGTATACTGTGGAGATATAACctcgaataattaatatctTGCCAGATTTTCTCTGATGATAGGTGTTCTCAAGTTCCAAGAACTACTACAAATCATGGATCAGAAAATGGTAGAGGATGTATTAGATATGTCATATCCCTTTGTACTCACCTAGATTGTGTTTTCGTTCGTAACGTTAAGATTTCCGACAGCTGAcagatttcaaattgaaaacaaGTAATTTATACCATCAAGGTCAAATCAAAAATCGTAACGACAAAAGTTTGATTTTCTGATAACAATACTTACtttgttttattcttattccaactaatttgaattttcatccatttttccttttctattctcatatttattcctttttatcGGTCAAATGGCTTTTTCGAGTGTCTCTCTTTCATCACGTATTACATTTTAGGTCTTCGATGTATTTGATTTGAAGTGTATGGTTATAACCATGGGCAACGGATGATTATAAAAATGCAGCTTTTGATGTTACAATCTGGCCTCACCTTTCTAGTTTGATCATCCTTTGGTTTTAAACTTCTTTTCAGAAAATGTCCTTGCCTACACGTTTTGCGATATGAATTCAAATCCAACAAAATATCCTCTAAACATGGCGGTAGCAATCGAGAAAAAGCACCTCTGGCTCTCTCGTTCATGGTTGTGTCCCTACTGTATCAATGCGCGAGAATGGAGGCGCGTCAACTTCAGTACTTTTAGTACCACTGTTTAGTACACTTCAGTATCCGTTGACGCGTAGCCAGGGTTGGGCTAGTCCTTGTCGTTGCATCTGTAAACAGAAAATTCTCTCTTACGAGTTGCCTGTGCGGTGTGTCTGAAACTGAATATTATTTCGGGCCCTTGTGTCTGACTGCTATTTGCGATTAAAGTGAATATACGGTAGTTATAAATcttgaataagaataaaagaaaaagaaaagaaaaaaaagttgcccCTGCCCCTATATTTATGTGGATTGTATTGACAGATACTGTAAAgtgagaaagaataaaataataaaatgtttcTCTCAAAAGCGAGATAAGGATATAAAGTAAAGGCTCTGCTGTAGATGACAGCGTCCACGGATATAATTGAACGGTATATCTGAGGTATGTGTGTAGTGGCTTTTAATAGATTTAAAATGGCCTCTCTGTTTGGCGTAGGCGATTGTCGCGTATAAAACGATTAAAACTACCGAAAATCTTCCTACATTCCTCTACCCACAGGCTTAGCGAATTTTATAACTGcgtaatttcaattatattcgtGACACTAAAAGTTTACTCGTGTTACAACACgagcgtttttttcttttgagtCTAGATTCTCGATCAGCAATGAACGGTCTGAAGAATTCCTTTGCCATTAACTTGACTCTATAATTACGTACTGGATCTCTATACTATAATTAAAAGAAGCACGAGCAcaaatatatttctatttttcgaccAATACTCTCTACGTTAacgggaaaataaaattcatgacagggaaaaaaatactctAGACTAATTGATCATCTCCTCGCAATTATCAGAAGAATTATGATATCGTCAGGAGCTCAGTTTTTATGTAAAACGTGTCAAGTATCAGTAATTATTACGATGAAGTGTGATAATTAGTTTTTCCCCTCTTAGCTAATTTACAATCCATGAGCTGAATTGTCTGGCACCCCCACCTTCCACTAGATTTTCAATATGCCCTACATCACGCAATTGTCACGTTAGATTTTCTACTAAAGTCCCTTGTAGATGTTTTAACTGTTTACTTACAGAATGAACAACTGTTCAAATAGCACAGCCAATAAACTATGCCTGcgattcaatttaattatcatAACAAACAAATCAACCGAGCAGAAAGTGGCGTCAGTACAGACTACCTTCTGTACTAAGGTTTCTATGCAATTGAATTTAGCCTAAGAGTAATCCTGTTGTCTTTTCGACCGATCAAAGCCTCTGAGGTATTATTGGAGTATCAAATTTATTCTGGAGGTCATATGAAAACAATTCCAGCTTACAATATGACCTTGTCAGAGCCATACCAAAGGTACAAATGAGTAACATTGACTCGTTACAATCCCATGACCTACTTGATTTTTGGAACTCCATCGTAAAACTCCATTTAAAATTCCCTTAAGGAGAAATTCCTCCAAATAACATTGGAACATTTCAAATACAGCTCATTATTTGAAGTATCAATTGCTGGTAATGAGAtagaaatttgaattaatttatcaaCACAGCAAGGCTCTTTAATTCTTTAGAATCATAAAACATGTGCTGTTGGAATTGAACTATATTCTCAAGTTGCTCACAAACAACAACTTAATAAAAGTATTTGGAAGATTAATTCATGCTAGAGACCTGTCATGAATCAAGCATCACTCATACCTTGCTAATAAGTTGCAGCTGATCTTATATCTCATGGAAAGTTCCCTTGTTTTGACAATCAAATGAATCCACTGAATTTATTCACTGGAATAAttgcttcatttttcttagGAGTACGATGCATCGGAGAGTAGGGCACAGCAATTACGATGGCAAGATCGCAGGTCTCTATGATATGGAGGAGACCCTTGGTCGAGGACACTTTGCGGTTGTCAAACTTGCCCGTCATGTTTTCACCGGTGAAAAAGTAGCAGTTAAGGTCATCGATAAAACCAAGCTCGACGAAATTTCTAGGTCGCATTTATTTCAAGAAGTAAGATTTTCTTTATCAGTTGCCCATCTGTTTATCCATTTGTTACGCATATCAGGTTCTCTGTGaattaacatattttttttatttttcgttccacaGGTAAGATGTATGAAGTTGGTTCAGCATCCAAACGTTGTTAGATTGTACGAAGTAATAGATACGCAGACAAAACTATATCTCATCTTGGAACTAGGAGATGGAGGTGATCTTTACGATTACATTATGCGTCATGATAGCGGACTGAGCGAAGAGGTTTGTGAagcaagaaaaattttcaagaaaagtTATTATGCTGGAAATGTAGTAGTTGGAAAAACAGTTATACTTTTGTAGAAGTATAACTTTActgttcattattatttacctGTATGATGGTATTTTATGTTTCTAGGTGGCAAGAACATATTTCCGACAAATAGTTAGAGCCATATCTTACTGCCACAGATTGCACGTCGTACACAGAGACCTGAAACCTGAAAATGtagtattttttgaaaaactgggAATGGTTAAGCTCACAGACTTTGGCTTCAGCAATAGATTCTGTCCTGGACAAAAGCTGGAAACTTCTTGTGGTTCTCTGGCTTATTCAGCTCCAGAAATTCTTCTAGGAGACAGTTACGATGCGCCTGCTGTTGGTGAGTCCCATGAAACAATAGAGCAATACAATATGAGGTCTTGAGCTTGGCAGAGTGAATTCTGCTGTGTTAGTATCAAGAGAGTATATTCATTCTGATCTTTACAGACGTGTGGTCACTTGGAGTAATACTATACATGTTAGTATGCGGTCAGGCTCCGTTCCAAGAAGCTAATGACAGTGAAACATTGACCATGATAATGGACTGCAAATATTCGATTCCAACTCACGTTTCCGAAGGCTGCAAACAGCTGATAGCCAGAATGCTTGTGAGACAACCAGAGCGAAGAGCTACACTTGAAGAAATTGCATCTAATCCTTGGCTGGTCGCAGGGTCCGACGCCGACCCTGCAGAGTCGTTGCCCCTTGTGTCCAGGCAACAAGTTTCGGAGGAACATCATAATCTCATCATCACCAAAATGGTGAATGGAAACATTGCTACCAAAGAAGAAATACTTGAGTGAGTTTACATCAGTcttgtttttctcctcttgTCCGCATCTGCTTAATTATTGAATTGAGTTCTTACTAGAATTATATTTGTATGGATTATTACAGCGCACTGGATAAGAACGAGTACAATCACATTACAGCTACTTACTTTCTGCTGGCAGAAAGAAAACTGCGTGCACACAGGCAGGAgcaattacaaaaaaatggaactgAAGCACTCAACGTCCCCTGCAGGTAAATATTGCATGagattttttatcgttgatGCATGGATAGTATTAAGTATTGTAACGTTTGTACGTGCAATTGTAATTACATTAAACAATATTTCATGTATTCGAGTAAAAGCTAACTCCTCTCTTCCTCTACTTCAATCATTAACTGTCtgatattttaacaaattattttttattcccatctTCCATTTCCAGTTATTCTCCCCaatatcaattaaaatcaatccAATGCTATAACAATGTTAAAATTCATAAGTAAGATTTGCATGTTGACGTCAACACTCATCACATGGTCAGCAAggtcacattttttttatcacgtatTCGTGATTCGCTTAGATCAGCTGAAAATACGCGCTCCGTTGTTATAACGGAATTATACTTTTGTACATGGCATACGTATAACAAAGATTACTTATGATCTTGCTCTGGTACAAGTGTATTTTGAAACATGGCACATTTGAACCAAAAACTCTCACCATTGGATGCGAAAATAATGGTGGTGTGTATCCCAGCCTAGTTTCTCTTCATTCGTTTATCATTTCAGCAAACAGAATAATCTCGTGCCAAATAATGTCGAAGCTGATCAGAACGTGTTGAGTAATTTAAACCAATCGATCCGAAGTATGCCTCGTACTGCCGGGGACGTACCACAGGTAAACAATGATCCTTACCGTAATTTTCTACTATTATACGAATTTCCCTATGGTGcccgatatttttcttccatcgatcaatttcgaaattaaaaaataatcatatttcTGAGTAACTCTTTAATAATAATCTAGCCACAATCGCCATACAATTAAACATCCTTCTGATCTGACGAGGCTTGAAAACTTTATCACTGAGACAAAtggtgaagattttttgaatttttatattcacagAACTTCAGAGCAAGAAAATGTAGCATTGTTCAAGAAGAGGACGATGaagatgacatgtcatcatgtTCGGGGCGTGACGATCACGGAAGTAATTCGACGCAGAGTTCAGTCAGTAGGAGAGGATCTAGATCTGAGGGAAAGTTGTCTCACGTTTTATTAGAAAAACTTTCTCAAAATCCCGAAAAACATTCCGTCCACAATAATCATTTACATACGCACACTTTGCTCACTCATGACCCGATAACAATATCAGTATGCAACAAAACGAACAACTTATCCGATGagcttgaaaaattaattaaagatAGCAATAAAACTGGGTACAAATCTGCAGCTAGATTAAACGCTACTTGTGATGGCGTAGAGAAATCATCGGAAACAGCAATAAAAGCCGATCTGATCGATGATAACTTCAGgaataatatagaaaacagTGAACTGGGAGTTGCATCTGAAGGTTGGATAAAAACGCCAGGAAATATCGATTGCAGGACCAAATCAGTTACTGATTATTTAAAATCTAGCCATTGCAATAAATGGAGAATGGGGTCAAAGCATCAAACTCCTTCACCACCCGAAAGGATAAAATGTAGTTTAAACGAAACCGCTCCAATAGCTACTACCACAATTTTAACGGTATCTTCGACAGCTCCGAATCCTTTACATACAACAGCAGTCACAGAGGAAAATGATTGTTTGTCTCCAAAATATAAATCTCTACCAGCTCCACATAATGCCAACCTCCCCGAATTATCTTTTAATGAATTTCTCGAAGATCAAGGGATGACACCTATAGATGGAGCAAAAAACAGGGTAGTTAGACGAACAAGCTATGAGCAGAGGCGAAGTAAATTCCACA
This region of Athalia rosae chromosome 7, iyAthRosa1.1, whole genome shotgun sequence genomic DNA includes:
- the LOC105693692 gene encoding copper transport protein ATOX1, yielding MAATQVHEFNVEMTCGGCSGAVERVLGNKAGIENVKIDLPGKKVFVTTPLSSDEVLEYIKKTGKSCTYVGTQK
- the LOC105693732 gene encoding probable serine/threonine-protein kinase DDB_G0277165 isoform X1; protein product: MKTIPAYNMTLSEPYQRSTMHRRVGHSNYDGKIAGLYDMEETLGRGHFAVVKLARHVFTGEKVAVKVIDKTKLDEISRSHLFQEVRCMKLVQHPNVVRLYEVIDTQTKLYLILELGDGGDLYDYIMRHDSGLSEEVARTYFRQIVRAISYCHRLHVVHRDLKPENVVFFEKLGMVKLTDFGFSNRFCPGQKLETSCGSLAYSAPEILLGDSYDAPAVDVWSLGVILYMLVCGQAPFQEANDSETLTMIMDCKYSIPTHVSEGCKQLIARMLVRQPERRATLEEIASNPWLVAGSDADPAESLPLVSRQQVSEEHHNLIITKMVNGNIATKEEILDALDKNEYNHITATYFLLAERKLRAHRQEQLQKNGTEALNVPCSKQNNLVPNNVEADQNVLSNLNQSIRSMPRTAGDVPQNFRARKCSIVQEEDDEDDMSSCSGRDDHGSNSTQSSVSRRGSRSEGKLSHVLLEKLSQNPEKHSVHNNHLHTHTLLTHDPITISVCNKTNNLSDELEKLIKDSNKTGYKSAARLNATCDGVEKSSETAIKADLIDDNFRNNIENSELGVASEGWIKTPGNIDCRTKSVTDYLKSSHCNKWRMGSKHQTPSPPERIKCSLNETAPIATTTILTVSSTAPNPLHTTAVTEENDCLSPKYKSLPAPHNANLPELSFNEFLEDQGMTPIDGAKNRVVRRTSYEQRRSKFHKTRTASCSSSDASDDDSEGRKKRAHKLGTSGKPLPPRRDSHDDSSDSQDPGGNGGGCGGGGNASGQSRALSDNRDCTQSSSNPENSKTASGNNGTTGGKRCSINRATVFERRHRTGRRRSGETRLRESQSLNRITEVQEAEGPCHSHNSTVVVTQYTATSTPANVKQKAKGFGARLLHSWSLTSNTSTSSSSSSSNSSSSSSSTRKSTIIEERGNFKQYSKDDKVNSFEKSQCKNVVVLKVISTKGDKSVSSSDKGDGIKSPAKSQNCLTNKSQKDETDNRSVVNKGNCKNKKLHLLSRYFAIHKKLCIPLPSLFGKGRLYKAQSCGSITRDRVSVSSPKSVFLYGDNTWGEPQQQQWCQNNHRYRGSDGDINQNLDLAHLVNNVSKDCSAVPTACHIHFGDPSKCCSLC
- the LOC105693691 gene encoding POC1 centriolar protein homolog A isoform X2; its protein translation is MAHLPSDPTVERHFKGHKNGVTGICFHPGTQQIASSSLDHTLMVWNFNQSVRAFRFLAHKDVVLDVAYAPSGEIVVSSSRDRSVRLWIPTVRGESLDFRGHMGAVRSVRFSPDGEKLVTASDDKSVKMWMVCRRRFLMSFTEHTNWVRSAKFSPDGRLIVSCSDDKTIKLWDVASGKCVKTFHEIKGPAVDVEFHPSGAALGSANVGGAVKLYDLRTARLQQHYAVHTGPVNKATFHPNGNFILCASEDSTMKVLDLLEGRPIYTLKAHKEGVTAVAFSIDGEFFASGGTDRQLLIWKSNFDRDDKARKTPRLLIPPGAKLKLDVKAADDDLRREETEENEEEEEQERVQYESDSVADFEDDETVDKGGACRGPLASISRDREDVEVINMRLKRPAEVGHIADLPLCQHGTRPGSESPSRSSAVVEALSGQVESLRNTIVLMEERLGMVERELENLI
- the LOC105693691 gene encoding POC1 centriolar protein homolog A isoform X1: MIKLERAMAHLPSDPTVERHFKGHKNGVTGICFHPGTQQIASSSLDHTLMVWNFNQSVRAFRFLAHKDVVLDVAYAPSGEIVVSSSRDRSVRLWIPTVRGESLDFRGHMGAVRSVRFSPDGEKLVTASDDKSVKMWMVCRRRFLMSFTEHTNWVRSAKFSPDGRLIVSCSDDKTIKLWDVASGKCVKTFHEIKGPAVDVEFHPSGAALGSANVGGAVKLYDLRTARLQQHYAVHTGPVNKATFHPNGNFILCASEDSTMKVLDLLEGRPIYTLKAHKEGVTAVAFSIDGEFFASGGTDRQLLIWKSNFDRDDKARKTPRLLIPPGAKLKLDVKAADDDLRREETEENEEEEEQERVQYESDSVADFEDDETVDKGGACRGPLASISRDREDVEVINMRLKRPAEVGHIADLPLCQHGTRPGSESPSRSSAVVEALSGQVESLRNTIVLMEERLGMVERELENLI
- the LOC105693732 gene encoding probable serine/threonine-protein kinase DDB_G0277165 isoform X2, whose protein sequence is MHRRVGHSNYDGKIAGLYDMEETLGRGHFAVVKLARHVFTGEKVAVKVIDKTKLDEISRSHLFQEVRCMKLVQHPNVVRLYEVIDTQTKLYLILELGDGGDLYDYIMRHDSGLSEEVARTYFRQIVRAISYCHRLHVVHRDLKPENVVFFEKLGMVKLTDFGFSNRFCPGQKLETSCGSLAYSAPEILLGDSYDAPAVDVWSLGVILYMLVCGQAPFQEANDSETLTMIMDCKYSIPTHVSEGCKQLIARMLVRQPERRATLEEIASNPWLVAGSDADPAESLPLVSRQQVSEEHHNLIITKMVNGNIATKEEILDALDKNEYNHITATYFLLAERKLRAHRQEQLQKNGTEALNVPCSKQNNLVPNNVEADQNVLSNLNQSIRSMPRTAGDVPQNFRARKCSIVQEEDDEDDMSSCSGRDDHGSNSTQSSVSRRGSRSEGKLSHVLLEKLSQNPEKHSVHNNHLHTHTLLTHDPITISVCNKTNNLSDELEKLIKDSNKTGYKSAARLNATCDGVEKSSETAIKADLIDDNFRNNIENSELGVASEGWIKTPGNIDCRTKSVTDYLKSSHCNKWRMGSKHQTPSPPERIKCSLNETAPIATTTILTVSSTAPNPLHTTAVTEENDCLSPKYKSLPAPHNANLPELSFNEFLEDQGMTPIDGAKNRVVRRTSYEQRRSKFHKTRTASCSSSDASDDDSEGRKKRAHKLGTSGKPLPPRRDSHDDSSDSQDPGGNGGGCGGGGNASGQSRALSDNRDCTQSSSNPENSKTASGNNGTTGGKRCSINRATVFERRHRTGRRRSGETRLRESQSLNRITEVQEAEGPCHSHNSTVVVTQYTATSTPANVKQKAKGFGARLLHSWSLTSNTSTSSSSSSSNSSSSSSSTRKSTIIEERGNFKQYSKDDKVNSFEKSQCKNVVVLKVISTKGDKSVSSSDKGDGIKSPAKSQNCLTNKSQKDETDNRSVVNKGNCKNKKLHLLSRYFAIHKKLCIPLPSLFGKGRLYKAQSCGSITRDRVSVSSPKSVFLYGDNTWGEPQQQQWCQNNHRYRGSDGDINQNLDLAHLVNNVSKDCSAVPTACHIHFGDPSKCCSLC